Part of the Gordonia crocea genome is shown below.
CTGCCCCACCTTGCCCCTGCTGCCGAGTACCCCGACGCGAATGTTGTCCGCCACTGTCACCCTCTCCTGAAGTCACTGGTCGTATCGAGTCTAGTGACCGCCGGTCGCCGGCCGGTGCGGCGGCCGCTCAGGACGCGAGGTGGTGCTTCGGCTCCGCCGGGAAGCGCTGGATCCAGGGCGCCGCCTCCTCCATCTGGGCCGCCAGTTGCAAGAGGGTGCCGTCGGAACCGAGCGTGCCGTTGAACTGCACGCCGAGCGGCAGCCCGGCGTCGGTCCAATAGACGGGGACGGTGATCGCCGGACGCCCGGTCATGTTGGCCAGCTGGGTGTAGGGGACCCAGCCGAGGTTCTCGTTGATCATCTGGTCGATCACCCCGGTGCGCACGAGTGCCTTGCCGGCGTGGACCCGGTGCACCACCCGAGCGGCCACCTGCAGTGGGGCCGGGGTGTCGAGTTGGCCGATCGGGATCGGCGGGCGCGACATCGTCGGGGTGAGGAAGAAGTCGTAGTCGGCGTAAAACGCCTCCATCTGCTGCGTGTACTCGGTGACCTTGTGCAATGCCCGCATCAGTGCGGCCACCCCGTTGGCCCGCCCGATCTCCGCGACGGCCAGGGTGTCCGGCTCGAAGTCGCCGTCCTTGGCACCGGTGGTCGCCTTGATCTCGGCGATCTGACCCTCGAGCTGGGCGAACCAGATGGTCAAGAACGTTTCGGCCAACGCCTTGTCGTCGTAGGGCGGCCGGACCTCTTCGACCTTGTGGCCGAGGTCGGCGAGCAGTTCGGCGGTGCTCGTCACCGCGTTGACCGCCTCCGGGTCGGGCCGCTCGATGATCGACGAGCGTGCCGAGTAGCCGATCTTGAGCTTGCGCGGCTGCTTCTTGATGACCTCGGCGAACTTGCGGGACGGCAGTGCCGCCTGGAAGTCCGCCGCCCGGTTGCGGCCGATGACGGCGTCGAGCAGTCCGGCGGTGTCGCGCACCGTCCGCGACACCACACCGTCGGTGGCCAACCCAAACAACGGCTCACCGGTCTGTGGGCCGTACGGCGCCAAACCGCGGGTCATCTTCAGCCCGACCAACCCGGTGCAACCCGCTGGAATGCGGATCGAACCGCCGCCGTCGTTGGCCCCGGCGGCGGGGACGACCCCGGCCGCGACTGCCGACGCCGACCCGCCCGACGATCCGCCCGGGGTGCGGGAGGTGTCCCACGGGTTGCGGCACGGCCCCCACAGCGTCGACTCGGTGATCCCCTTGGACCCCAGTTCCGGGGTGTTGGTCTTACCGAAGACGACCAGGCCCGCCTCGAGGAAGCGGTCGGTGATCAAGGCGTTCTCGGCGGCGACGAAGTCCCGCAGCGCCCGCGAGCCGGAAGTCGTCGGATAGCCCTTGTATTCCTGGTGCAAGTCTTTGATGAGAAAGGGCACCCCGGCAAACGGGCCGGAGAGATCACCGGCGACCTGCGCGTCGGCCTCGA
Proteins encoded:
- a CDS encoding amidase; the protein is MNVDEYMSHDATGLAELVAAKEVTPAELLDLARKRAQQVNGKLNAIVINVDIEADAQVAGDLSGPFAGVPFLIKDLHQEYKGYPTTSGSRALRDFVAAENALITDRFLEAGLVVFGKTNTPELGSKGITESTLWGPCRNPWDTSRTPGGSSGGSASAVAAGVVPAAGANDGGGSIRIPAGCTGLVGLKMTRGLAPYGPQTGEPLFGLATDGVVSRTVRDTAGLLDAVIGRNRAADFQAALPSRKFAEVIKKQPRKLKIGYSARSSIIERPDPEAVNAVTSTAELLADLGHKVEEVRPPYDDKALAETFLTIWFAQLEGQIAEIKATTGAKDGDFEPDTLAVAEIGRANGVAALMRALHKVTEYTQQMEAFYADYDFFLTPTMSRPPIPIGQLDTPAPLQVAARVVHRVHAGKALVRTGVIDQMINENLGWVPYTQLANMTGRPAITVPVYWTDAGLPLGVQFNGTLGSDGTLLQLAAQMEEAAPWIQRFPAEPKHHLAS